The proteins below are encoded in one region of Pseudoduganella armeniaca:
- the hfq gene encoding RNA chaperone Hfq has protein sequence MSNKGQLLQDPFLNALRKEHVPVSIYLVNGIKLQGHIESFDQYVVLLRNTVTQMVYKHAISTVVPARAVNLNIESEAE, from the coding sequence ATGAGCAATAAAGGGCAATTGTTACAAGACCCATTTCTGAATGCGCTGCGCAAAGAGCACGTTCCCGTCTCGATCTACCTGGTCAACGGTATCAAACTGCAAGGCCATATCGAGTCGTTCGACCAATATGTCGTCCTGCTGCGTAACACCGTCACGCAGATGGTCTACAAGCACGCCATCTCGACCGTGGTACCGGCGCGCGCCGTTAACCTCAACATCGAATCCGAGGCCGAGTGA
- the der gene encoding ribosome biogenesis GTPase Der has product MKPVIALVGRPNVGKSTLFNRLTRSRDALVADLPGLTRDRHYGEGRIGERPFLVIDTGGFEPVAKEGIMFQMALQTKQAVAEADVVVFLVDGRQGMTPHDKTITDFLRKSGRPVLLVVNKAEGMKYTSAVSDFYELGLGDPYAISGAHGDGVHDLVQEALDKAFASRPADADELLPSERGIKLALVGRPNVGKSTLINTLVGEERVIAFDMPGTTRDSIEIPFERDGKHYTLIDTAGIRRRGKVFEAVEKFSVVKTLQSISEANVVVLMLDAQQDISEQDAHIAGFILESGRALVLAVNKWDGLTSDQRDKVKMDMDRKIDFLSFANTHFISALKGTGIVQLMKSVDSAYAAAMADLSTPKLTRALAEAVEKQEPKRKGGMRPKMRYAHQGGMNPPIIVIHGNSLDAISEPYKRYLEKHFRDTFNLVGTPLRIELRTGKNPFDKRKD; this is encoded by the coding sequence ATGAAGCCGGTAATTGCACTCGTGGGTCGCCCGAACGTCGGGAAATCGACCCTATTCAATCGTCTGACCCGCTCGCGCGACGCGCTGGTGGCGGACTTGCCTGGTCTGACGCGCGATCGTCACTATGGCGAGGGCCGCATTGGCGAACGTCCCTTCCTGGTCATCGATACCGGCGGTTTCGAACCGGTCGCGAAGGAAGGCATCATGTTCCAGATGGCGCTGCAGACCAAGCAGGCCGTCGCCGAAGCGGACGTCGTCGTGTTCCTGGTCGACGGCCGCCAGGGCATGACGCCGCACGACAAGACCATCACCGACTTCCTGCGCAAGAGCGGGCGTCCCGTGCTGCTGGTCGTGAACAAGGCCGAGGGCATGAAGTACACGTCGGCCGTCTCGGACTTCTACGAGCTGGGCCTGGGCGATCCGTACGCGATCTCCGGCGCGCATGGCGACGGCGTGCATGACCTGGTGCAGGAAGCGCTGGACAAGGCGTTCGCGTCGCGTCCCGCCGATGCCGACGAGTTGCTGCCGTCCGAACGCGGCATCAAGCTGGCGCTGGTGGGCCGCCCGAACGTGGGCAAGTCCACCCTGATCAACACGCTGGTGGGCGAGGAGCGCGTGATCGCGTTCGACATGCCGGGCACCACGCGCGACTCGATCGAGATTCCGTTCGAGCGCGACGGCAAGCACTACACCTTGATCGACACGGCCGGCATCCGCCGCCGCGGCAAGGTGTTCGAGGCGGTCGAGAAGTTCTCGGTCGTCAAGACGCTGCAGTCGATCTCGGAAGCGAACGTCGTCGTGCTGATGCTGGACGCGCAGCAGGACATCTCGGAGCAGGACGCGCACATCGCCGGCTTCATCCTGGAAAGCGGCCGCGCCCTGGTGCTGGCGGTGAACAAGTGGGACGGCCTGACCTCGGACCAGCGCGACAAGGTCAAGATGGACATGGACCGCAAGATCGACTTCCTCAGCTTCGCCAACACGCACTTCATCTCGGCGCTGAAGGGCACCGGCATTGTCCAGCTGATGAAATCGGTGGATTCGGCCTACGCCGCGGCGATGGCCGACCTGTCCACGCCGAAGCTGACGCGCGCGCTGGCCGAGGCGGTCGAGAAGCAGGAGCCGAAGCGCAAGGGCGGCATGCGGCCGAAGATGCGCTACGCCCACCAGGGCGGCATGAACCCGCCGATCATCGTCATCCACGGCAATTCGCTGGACGCGATCAGCGAGCCGTACAAGCGCTACCTGGAAAAGCACTTCCGCGACACGTTCAACCTGGTCGGCACACCGCTGCGCATTGAGCTGCGTACCGGCAAGAATCCTTTCGACAAGCGCAAGGATTGA
- the bamB gene encoding outer membrane protein assembly factor BamB, protein MRITGKVIGVSLLAMTAGCGTLGSLNPFKEKDKNPPAKLVDIKSPIPARIVWKHSAGKAGLYVFSPALAENGLYVADNGGNVERLDAATGKSQWRIKAGTDLTAGVGSNGKVVAVGGTKGQVIALDAANGSQLWKVQASSEVLSAPAVSDELVIVRSMDNKITAYDIKTGERKWFIQRTTPPLTLRNAPGVVVAAPNVYVAQPAGRLLALALSNGVPRFEVPVAEPRGTTELERVSDIGGNPVVLGSDICAVTYQGKVGCFDVQTGVPRWTKPTSSDVGVAVDQRFVFVADDKGAVAAYGRDAGASAWKNDSLANRVLSTPLSYGRVVAVGDYQGYVHLLSREDGAMLGRVQLDSSAIKSVPVVAGSNMIFQTQDGTVAAIAVE, encoded by the coding sequence ATGCGTATCACCGGAAAAGTAATCGGCGTAAGCCTGCTGGCCATGACGGCCGGCTGCGGCACCCTGGGTTCCCTGAATCCGTTCAAGGAAAAGGACAAGAACCCGCCCGCGAAGCTGGTCGACATCAAGTCGCCGATCCCGGCGCGCATCGTCTGGAAGCACTCAGCCGGCAAGGCGGGCCTGTACGTGTTCTCGCCCGCGCTGGCCGAGAACGGCCTGTACGTGGCCGACAACGGCGGCAACGTGGAGCGCCTGGATGCCGCCACCGGCAAGTCGCAGTGGCGCATCAAGGCCGGCACCGACCTGACGGCCGGCGTGGGCTCGAACGGCAAGGTCGTCGCCGTCGGCGGCACCAAGGGCCAGGTCATCGCGCTGGACGCCGCCAACGGCAGCCAGCTGTGGAAGGTGCAGGCGTCGTCGGAAGTGCTGTCGGCGCCGGCCGTCAGCGACGAGCTGGTGATCGTGCGCAGCATGGACAACAAGATCACGGCCTACGACATCAAGACGGGCGAGCGCAAATGGTTCATCCAGCGCACCACGCCGCCGCTGACCCTGCGCAACGCGCCGGGCGTGGTGGTGGCCGCGCCGAACGTCTATGTGGCGCAGCCGGCCGGGCGCCTGCTGGCGCTGGCGCTGTCGAACGGCGTGCCGCGCTTCGAGGTACCGGTGGCCGAGCCGCGCGGCACCACGGAGCTGGAACGCGTGTCCGACATCGGCGGTAACCCGGTCGTGCTGGGCAGCGACATCTGCGCCGTCACGTACCAGGGCAAGGTCGGCTGCTTCGACGTGCAGACGGGCGTGCCGCGCTGGACCAAGCCTACCTCGTCCGATGTCGGCGTGGCGGTGGACCAGCGCTTCGTGTTCGTCGCCGACGACAAGGGCGCCGTGGCCGCGTATGGCCGCGATGCCGGTGCCAGCGCATGGAAGAACGACTCGCTGGCCAACCGTGTGCTGTCCACGCCGCTGTCGTACGGCCGCGTGGTGGCCGTCGGCGACTACCAGGGCTACGTGCACCTGCTGTCGCGCGAGGATGGCGCCATGCTGGGCCGCGTCCAGCTGGACAGCAGCGCAATCAAGTCGGTGCCCGTGGTGGCCGGCTCGAACATGATCTTCCAGACGCAGGACGGCACCGTGGCCGCGATCGCGGTCGAGTAA
- a CDS encoding YfgM family protein, with protein MAYDLEEQEQLDTLKAWWAKYGNAATWVVVAGLAAYSGWTGWNYYQRTQAAEASALYDELRNAVGKDNAKVQRAAADIESRYGRTLYAELGALTAAKAAFEAKDNKAAKAQLQWVIEHGSDEYKAMAKVRLAGVLLDEKAYDEALKTLSGDMPAQFAASVNDRRGDILAAQQKLAEARTAYQAALDKTDKKSPARQLIELKFEAVGGVLPEEKPAA; from the coding sequence ATGGCATACGATCTCGAAGAACAAGAGCAGCTCGACACCCTGAAGGCATGGTGGGCGAAGTACGGCAACGCGGCGACGTGGGTCGTCGTGGCGGGTCTCGCCGCGTACTCCGGCTGGACCGGCTGGAACTACTACCAGCGCACCCAGGCCGCCGAGGCATCGGCCCTGTACGACGAACTGCGCAACGCGGTCGGCAAGGACAACGCCAAGGTACAGCGCGCCGCCGCCGACATCGAGAGCCGCTACGGCCGCACGCTGTACGCGGAACTGGGCGCGCTGACGGCCGCCAAGGCCGCGTTCGAGGCGAAGGACAACAAGGCCGCGAAAGCCCAGCTGCAATGGGTGATCGAGCATGGCAGCGACGAATACAAGGCAATGGCGAAAGTGCGCCTTGCCGGCGTGCTGCTGGACGAAAAGGCGTATGACGAGGCCCTGAAGACGCTGTCCGGCGACATGCCGGCGCAGTTCGCGGCCAGCGTCAACGACCGCAGGGGCGACATCCTGGCGGCCCAGCAGAAGCTGGCCGAAGCCCGCACGGCCTACCAGGCCGCGCTGGACAAGACCGACAAGAAAAGCCCGGCGCGCCAGCTGATCGAACTGAAGTTCGAAGCCGTCGGCGGTGTCCTGCCGGAAGAGAAGCCGGCCGCGTAA
- the hisS gene encoding histidine--tRNA ligase produces the protein MSDNKKPEKIVAIKGMNDILPADAHLWEIFENTAQSILQSYGYQNIRTPIVEETRLFARAIGAVTDIVEKEMYSFTDSMNGDQLTLRPEGTAGVVRAVLEHNLTYEGPKRLWYKGQMFRHERPQRGRYRQFHQFGAEAVGFTGPDIDAELIMLCRRLWDDLGLQNIRLELNSIGDAEERARHRVDLIAYLEQHEDILDAEAKRRLHSNPLRILDTKNPAMQEMVNGAPKLLDYLGDESRAHFEGVKKILDRNNVPYIVNTRLVRGIDYYNRTVFEWVTDELGAQGTVCAGGRYDPLIEMFGGKPTPAVGFAMGIERLIELMKSAGETAAPNQCDVYLVHQGEEAQIQAFILGERLRDAGLDVMLHCATPAGAGSFKSQMKKADGSGAAFAVIIGDDEVANKTANVKALRGLDVEQQQATVPYDDVVDYIVDQVVGADDHDHGHDHVHYHH, from the coding sequence ATGTCCGACAATAAGAAACCTGAAAAGATCGTGGCAATCAAAGGGATGAACGACATCCTGCCGGCCGACGCCCACCTGTGGGAGATCTTCGAGAACACCGCGCAGTCGATCCTGCAAAGCTACGGCTACCAGAACATCCGCACCCCGATCGTCGAGGAAACGCGCCTGTTCGCGCGCGCCATCGGCGCCGTCACCGACATCGTCGAGAAGGAGATGTATTCCTTCACCGACTCGATGAACGGCGACCAGCTGACCTTGCGTCCGGAAGGCACCGCCGGCGTCGTGCGCGCCGTACTGGAACATAACCTGACCTACGAAGGTCCGAAGCGCCTGTGGTACAAGGGCCAGATGTTCCGCCACGAGCGTCCGCAGCGTGGCCGCTACCGCCAGTTCCACCAGTTCGGCGCCGAAGCCGTCGGCTTCACGGGCCCGGACATCGATGCGGAACTGATCATGCTGTGCCGCCGCCTGTGGGACGACCTGGGCCTGCAAAACATCCGCCTGGAGCTGAACTCGATCGGCGACGCCGAGGAGCGCGCGCGCCATCGCGTCGACCTGATCGCCTACCTGGAACAGCACGAGGACATCCTGGACGCGGAAGCCAAGCGCCGCCTGCACAGCAACCCGCTGCGCATCCTGGACACCAAGAACCCGGCGATGCAGGAGATGGTCAACGGCGCGCCGAAGCTGCTGGACTACCTGGGCGACGAGTCGCGTGCGCACTTCGAAGGCGTCAAGAAGATCCTGGACCGCAACAACGTGCCGTACATCGTCAACACGCGCCTGGTGCGCGGCATCGACTACTACAACCGCACCGTGTTCGAATGGGTCACGGACGAACTGGGCGCGCAGGGCACCGTCTGCGCCGGCGGCCGTTACGACCCGCTGATCGAGATGTTCGGCGGTAAGCCGACGCCGGCCGTCGGCTTCGCGATGGGCATCGAGCGCCTGATCGAGCTGATGAAGTCCGCTGGCGAAACGGCCGCGCCGAACCAGTGCGACGTCTACCTGGTGCATCAGGGCGAGGAAGCGCAGATCCAGGCGTTCATCCTGGGCGAGCGCCTGCGCGATGCAGGCCTGGACGTGATGCTGCACTGCGCGACGCCAGCCGGCGCCGGCAGCTTCAAGAGCCAGATGAAGAAGGCCGACGGCAGCGGCGCCGCCTTTGCCGTCATCATCGGCGACGACGAAGTGGCGAACAAGACGGCCAACGTCAAGGCGCTGCGCGGGCTTGATGTCGAACAGCAGCAGGCCACCGTGCCGTACGACGACGTCGTCGACTACATCGTCGATCAGGTCGTCGGCGCTGACGACCACGATCACGGTCACGACCACGTGCACTACCACCACTAA
- the ispG gene encoding flavodoxin-dependent (E)-4-hydroxy-3-methylbut-2-enyl-diphosphate synthase translates to MSSLIIPAASAQAIPSGPTPRRASHGVLVAHGSRKVWVGGDNPVVVQSMTNTDTADAVGTAIQIKELARAGSELVRLTVDRPEAAAAVPYIREQLDKMDIDVPLVGDFHYNGHTLLTDYPDCAAALSKYRINPGNVGKGAKRDTQFAQMIEVAIRHDKPVRIGVNWGSLDQALLARIMDENAARSQPWSAQAVMYEALITSAIENAVRAEEIGLSKDKIILSCKVSGVQDLIAVYRELAKRCDYPLHLGLTEAGMGSKGIVASTAALSVLLQEGIGDTIRISLTPEPGGDRTKEVVVGQEILQTMGLRKFAPMVIACPGCGRTTSTVFQELADDIQTFLRERMPEWKKLYPGVEAMNVAVMGCIVNGPGESKHANIGISLPGTGESPAAPVFVDGQKVATLRGEGIVQEFQQIVLDYVQKNYSPVTA, encoded by the coding sequence ATGTCTTCCCTGATTATCCCGGCCGCGTCCGCGCAGGCCATCCCGTCCGGTCCCACGCCGCGCCGCGCCAGCCATGGCGTGCTGGTCGCCCACGGCAGCCGCAAGGTCTGGGTCGGCGGCGACAATCCCGTCGTCGTGCAATCGATGACCAATACCGACACGGCCGATGCCGTCGGTACCGCGATCCAGATCAAGGAACTGGCGCGCGCCGGCTCCGAACTGGTGCGCCTGACGGTGGACCGGCCCGAGGCCGCTGCCGCGGTGCCGTACATCCGCGAGCAGCTGGACAAGATGGACATCGACGTGCCGCTGGTGGGCGACTTCCACTACAACGGCCATACCTTGCTGACGGACTATCCGGACTGCGCCGCGGCGCTGTCGAAGTACCGCATCAACCCCGGCAACGTGGGCAAGGGCGCCAAGCGCGACACCCAGTTCGCGCAAATGATCGAAGTGGCGATCCGCCACGACAAGCCGGTGCGCATCGGCGTCAACTGGGGCTCGCTGGACCAGGCCCTGCTGGCGCGCATCATGGACGAAAACGCGGCCCGTTCGCAGCCATGGAGCGCGCAGGCGGTGATGTACGAGGCCCTGATCACGTCGGCCATCGAGAACGCCGTGCGCGCCGAGGAAATCGGCCTGTCGAAGGACAAGATCATCCTGTCCTGTAAAGTGTCGGGCGTGCAGGACCTGATCGCCGTCTACCGCGAGCTGGCCAAGCGCTGCGACTATCCGCTGCACCTGGGACTGACAGAAGCGGGCATGGGCAGCAAGGGCATCGTGGCGTCCACCGCCGCGCTGTCGGTGCTGCTGCAGGAGGGCATCGGCGACACGATCCGCATCTCGCTGACGCCCGAGCCGGGCGGCGACCGCACCAAGGAAGTCGTGGTGGGCCAGGAGATCCTGCAGACGATGGGCCTGCGCAAGTTCGCGCCGATGGTGATCGCCTGCCCGGGCTGCGGGCGCACCACGTCCACCGTGTTCCAGGAGCTGGCGGACGACATCCAGACCTTCCTGCGCGAGCGGATGCCGGAATGGAAAAAGCTGTACCCGGGCGTGGAGGCGATGAACGTGGCCGTGATGGGCTGCATCGTCAACGGTCCGGGCGAATCGAAGCACGCCAACATCGGCATCAGCCTGCCGGGCACGGGCGAATCGCCGGCCGCGCCCGTGTTCGTGGACGGCCAGAAGGTCGCCACCCTGCGCGGCGAAGGCATCGTGCAGGAATTCCAGCAGATCGTGCTGGACTACGTGCAGAAGAATTACTCACCAGTTACCGCTTAA
- a CDS encoding helix-turn-helix domain-containing protein: MDSERQEQPNNQQAQAPGAQLAAQREAMGLSIDQIADQLKLAPRQVVAIEQGDYASLPNMAVTRGFIRAYAKVVRLDPAPLVAQIEVTPTVAPTADHGTVRREKISTSFSESRFPSLTESRSKPTRWLIGGAVVLVLAAIAGAWQSGVISTDLFKRSGGGAGTTAETVVTPSQPGTATTALPAPTVPLVQPTTPTPATAEQPAATVPAAPATGSATAPATAAGQPLVTTAPAAPVVATPAPAPAAPAAAPAAGPNALVLTVNQDSWIEVRSPGSKPLISRLVKAGSTETVEIDKQSTLVVGNPDGVRATLRGQPVDLPKLPNRTISRVTVK; encoded by the coding sequence ATGGATTCAGAACGGCAGGAACAGCCTAACAACCAGCAGGCTCAGGCGCCCGGAGCACAGCTGGCGGCCCAACGCGAAGCGATGGGCCTATCGATCGACCAGATCGCGGACCAGCTCAAGCTGGCACCGCGCCAGGTGGTGGCGATCGAGCAGGGCGACTATGCGTCGCTGCCGAACATGGCCGTCACGCGCGGCTTCATCCGCGCCTACGCCAAGGTGGTGCGCCTCGATCCGGCGCCGCTGGTGGCGCAGATCGAAGTGACGCCCACCGTCGCCCCCACGGCCGACCATGGCACCGTGCGGCGCGAAAAGATCTCGACTTCGTTCAGCGAATCGCGCTTCCCGTCGCTGACGGAAAGCCGTTCCAAGCCGACGCGCTGGCTGATCGGCGGCGCCGTCGTGCTGGTGCTGGCCGCCATAGCCGGTGCCTGGCAATCCGGCGTCATCTCGACGGACCTGTTCAAGCGCTCCGGCGGCGGCGCGGGTACCACGGCCGAGACCGTGGTCACGCCATCCCAGCCGGGCACCGCGACGACGGCGCTGCCGGCGCCGACCGTACCGCTGGTGCAGCCGACGACGCCCACCCCGGCCACCGCCGAGCAGCCCGCCGCCACGGTACCGGCCGCGCCGGCCACCGGCAGCGCAACGGCACCTGCCACGGCCGCCGGCCAGCCGCTCGTCACGACGGCACCGGCCGCGCCGGTGGTCGCGACGCCGGCCCCGGCGCCAGCCGCTCCCGCCGCAGCTCCGGCCGCTGGCCCGAACGCCCTGGTATTGACGGTGAACCAGGATTCCTGGATCGAAGTGCGCAGCCCGGGCAGCAAGCCGCTGATTTCGCGCCTGGTCAAGGCGGGCAGCACGGAAACGGTCGAGATCGACAAACAGTCGACCCTGGTGGTGGGCAATCCGGACGGCGTGCGCGCCACGTTGCGCGGCCAGCCGGTCGACCTGCCGAAGCTGCCGAACCGCACGATCTCGCGCGTCACGGTGAAGTAA
- the pilW gene encoding type IV pilus biogenesis/stability protein PilW: MMSFAQRSKALLAALGMAGLLAACAGTGDTGGGSGKADLPTLSDTTAAQKRAQIRMQLAVGYYEQGQLPIALDEIKKAVAADPEYADAWGMRALVYMAMGETALADDNFRRALQLAPGNPDIANNYGSFLCQNGRVRDSFKYFDTALASRQYASPEKALNNAGNCALKAREFDTAEKYLLQALQVTPDQPSTNASLARVYYERRDYVRANFFITRLGKVARPDSLPADVLWLAIRVQHKMGDTAAEQGWVTQLRRHHAASPEYAAYQRGAFDE, from the coding sequence ATGATGTCCTTCGCCCAGCGCAGCAAGGCGCTCCTGGCGGCCCTCGGCATGGCCGGGCTGCTGGCGGCGTGCGCGGGCACCGGGGACACGGGCGGCGGCAGCGGCAAGGCCGACCTGCCCACCTTGTCGGATACGACGGCAGCGCAGAAGCGCGCCCAGATCCGCATGCAGCTGGCCGTCGGCTACTACGAGCAGGGCCAGTTGCCGATTGCGCTGGACGAGATCAAGAAGGCCGTTGCCGCCGATCCGGAGTATGCGGACGCCTGGGGCATGCGCGCGCTGGTCTACATGGCGATGGGCGAGACGGCGCTGGCGGACGATAATTTCCGCCGCGCGCTGCAACTGGCGCCCGGCAATCCGGACATCGCCAACAACTACGGCTCTTTCCTTTGCCAGAACGGCCGGGTGCGGGACTCATTCAAGTATTTCGATACCGCGCTGGCCAGCCGGCAGTACGCCTCGCCGGAAAAGGCGTTGAACAATGCGGGCAATTGCGCGCTCAAGGCGCGCGAGTTCGATACGGCCGAGAAGTACCTGCTGCAGGCGCTGCAGGTGACGCCGGACCAGCCGTCGACGAATGCCAGCCTGGCGCGGGTTTATTATGAGCGCCGCGACTACGTGCGCGCGAATTTCTTTATCACCCGGCTGGGCAAGGTCGCGAGGCCGGACAGCCTGCCGGCCGACGTATTGTGGCTGGCGATCAGGGTGCAGCATAAGATGGGCGACACTGCCGCGGAGCAGGGATGGGTGACGCAATTGCGCCGCCACCATGCCGCTTCGCCCGAGTATGCTGCGTATCAACGTGGGGCGTTTGATGAGTGA
- the rlmN gene encoding 23S rRNA (adenine(2503)-C(2))-methyltransferase RlmN — METTLTNLLDLDPAQLIDYCAQLGEKPFRAKQLQRWIHQFGASDFDSMTDLAKSLREKLKTRAHITAPAVISDHTSSDGTRKWLVDVGNGNAVETVFIPEENRGTLCISTQAGCAVNCRFCSTGKQGFNRNLTVAEIIGQLWMAEFELRRTKGIEPGPKGERQITNVVMMGMGEPLLNYEPTATALKLMLDDNAYGLSRRRVTLSTSGVVPMIDKLAQDVPVALAVSLHASNDELRNGLVPLNKKYPLAELLAACKRYLEFAPRDFITFEYCMLDGFNDSDEHARELIALVNHPEYGINCKFNLIPFNPFPESGLTRSKNPRIKAFSEILMNAGIVTTIRKTRGDDIDAACGQLAGEVKDRTRVQERMEKMTEYQQKFGANFGKIVEIRS, encoded by the coding sequence ATGGAAACGACGCTCACCAACCTGCTGGACCTGGATCCCGCGCAACTGATCGACTACTGTGCTCAGTTGGGTGAGAAGCCGTTCCGTGCAAAACAACTGCAACGCTGGATCCACCAGTTCGGGGCATCCGACTTCGACAGCATGACCGACCTGGCCAAGTCGCTGCGCGAGAAGCTCAAGACGCGCGCGCACATCACGGCCCCCGCGGTCATCAGCGACCACACCTCGTCCGACGGCACCCGCAAGTGGCTGGTGGACGTCGGCAACGGCAACGCCGTCGAGACCGTGTTCATTCCGGAAGAAAACCGCGGCACGCTGTGCATTTCGACGCAGGCCGGCTGCGCCGTCAACTGCCGCTTCTGCTCGACGGGCAAGCAGGGCTTCAACCGCAACCTGACCGTGGCCGAGATCATCGGCCAGCTGTGGATGGCCGAATTCGAGCTGCGCCGCACCAAGGGCATCGAGCCGGGCCCGAAGGGCGAGCGCCAGATCACCAACGTCGTTATGATGGGCATGGGCGAGCCGCTCTTGAACTACGAGCCGACCGCCACCGCGCTCAAGCTGATGCTGGACGATAACGCCTACGGCCTGTCGCGCCGGCGCGTGACCCTGTCCACCTCCGGCGTGGTGCCGATGATCGACAAGCTGGCGCAGGACGTGCCGGTGGCGCTGGCGGTCTCGCTGCACGCCTCCAACGACGAGCTGCGCAATGGCCTGGTGCCGCTGAACAAGAAGTACCCGCTGGCCGAGCTGCTGGCGGCCTGCAAGCGCTACCTGGAGTTCGCGCCGCGCGACTTCATCACCTTCGAATACTGCATGCTGGACGGCTTCAACGACAGCGACGAGCATGCGCGCGAACTGATCGCGCTGGTGAACCATCCCGAGTATGGCATCAACTGCAAGTTCAACCTGATTCCGTTCAATCCGTTCCCGGAATCGGGCCTGACGCGTTCGAAGAACCCCCGCATCAAGGCGTTCTCCGAAATCCTGATGAACGCCGGCATCGTGACGACCATCCGCAAGACCCGCGGCGACGACATCGACGCCGCCTGCGGCCAGCTGGCGGGCGAGGTCAAGGACCGCACCCGCGTGCAGGAACGCATGGAAAAGATGACGGAATACCAGCAGAAATTTGGCGCCAACTTCGGCAAGATCGTGGAGATCCGGTCCTGA
- the ndk gene encoding nucleoside-diphosphate kinase: MAIERTLSIIKPDAVAKNVIGQIYSRFEGAGLKIVAARMTQLSRAEAEGFYAVHAARPFFKDLVDFMISGPVMVTVLEGEGAIAKNRDLMGATDPKKADKGTIRADFADSIDANAVHGSDAAETAAVEIAYFFPALNVYSR, from the coding sequence ATGGCAATCGAACGCACCCTGTCGATCATCAAACCAGACGCAGTCGCGAAGAACGTAATCGGCCAGATCTACAGCCGTTTCGAAGGCGCTGGCCTGAAGATCGTGGCTGCTCGCATGACCCAACTGTCGCGCGCCGAAGCCGAAGGCTTCTACGCCGTGCACGCTGCCCGTCCTTTCTTCAAGGACCTGGTCGACTTCATGATCTCCGGCCCAGTCATGGTCACCGTCCTGGAAGGCGAAGGCGCCATTGCCAAGAACCGCGACCTGATGGGCGCTACCGATCCGAAGAAGGCCGACAAGGGCACCATCCGCGCCGACTTCGCTGACTCGATTGACGCCAACGCCGTTCACGGTTCGGACGCCGCCGAAACCGCCGCTGTGGAAATCGCTTACTTCTTCCCAGCACTGAACGTGTACTCCCGTTAA
- a CDS encoding Bax inhibitor-1/YccA family protein produces MEYNLNKTLDQSAGRQVARNSVLRNTYWLLALSMIPTVLGAAIGVAFGVPMPRGFIGALLFLGIAFGFIWAIEKNKHSGAGVALLLGFTFFMGLMLTPLLNRTLGYGNGGTLIMLAFGGTASIFAVLASIATVSKRDFSGVAKFAFVGLVLIILASLANIFFQIPALTLTISVLAIGIFSAFILYDVQRIVNGGETNYISATLALYLDVYNIFTSLLQILGFTSGNRE; encoded by the coding sequence ATGGAATACAACCTCAACAAGACCTTGGACCAGTCCGCTGGCCGGCAGGTCGCCCGTAACAGCGTGCTGCGCAATACCTACTGGCTGCTGGCGCTGTCGATGATCCCGACCGTGCTGGGCGCGGCCATCGGCGTGGCGTTCGGCGTGCCGATGCCGCGCGGCTTCATCGGCGCCCTGCTGTTCCTGGGCATCGCCTTCGGCTTCATCTGGGCCATCGAGAAAAACAAGCACAGCGGCGCGGGCGTGGCCCTGCTGCTCGGCTTTACCTTCTTCATGGGCCTGATGCTGACGCCGCTCCTGAACCGCACGCTGGGCTACGGCAACGGCGGCACCTTGATCATGCTGGCGTTCGGCGGCACCGCGTCGATCTTCGCCGTGCTGGCCAGTATCGCGACGGTATCGAAGCGCGATTTCAGCGGCGTGGCCAAGTTCGCGTTCGTGGGCCTGGTGCTGATCATCCTGGCCTCGCTGGCGAACATCTTCTTCCAGATCCCGGCGCTGACGCTGACGATCTCGGTGCTGGCCATCGGCATCTTCTCCGCCTTCATCCTGTATGACGTGCAGCGCATCGTCAACGGCGGCGAAACCAACTACATCAGCGCCACGCTGGCGTTGTACCTGGACGTGTACAACATCTTCACCAGCCTGCTGCAGATCCTGGGTTTCACCAGCGGCAATCGCGAATAA